The Carcharodon carcharias isolate sCarCar2 chromosome 2, sCarCar2.pri, whole genome shotgun sequence genomic sequence TGGAGATATACTGGTTGCTTCCAGAAGGGTAGGAAATGGACCACACAAGGCTAGTCCCACAGAGCTGGACAACAGAGGAGAGGCAATGGAGCAGAACAATATGATACACTGCGTTAAAAGCTGTGGAAAAAGAAAATAAGACAGAGGGCATAATATACTAATCACAGAGGATGTTATTCACAGCTTTGGCTAATGTAGTCTCAGTCGTAGCTAAAGTGGAGGGATGCAAGCAAGGAGTTTCTGTAGAAATCTATATAGAACATACAGTAATATACAACATGACAGGACTAATTAAGAGATTCAGCAACAAGTGTGTTTATAACTAAGTAATGTACAGAAACATAACCATATTTATAAACCAAAATGAGGGATTCTGCCTCGGTTTGGCATTTCAGAGATTGGATGCCTTATGTTGGGAACTATTCCTTCTCAGTAAAATGAATCTGCACATGAGATGCAAAAATTACATGTTTAACCAGTTCATTTGCATGAGCACTTTTCCCTGAATATGTGATAGCCAGGCATAAGCACAGAATTCTTTCATTGTGATGGTTGCTGACTTCTAGAATGTGTCTGTGCAGAGCAGCCAGGCATTTGAATTAGTTGCAAACTGCTAACGTAGCTTCCCATTCTATCCACAAATGTACTCTGTGTGCCACTATTCAAGAATCATGTTGCAACATACAATTGAACTCTGTTTCAGACTTTAGCATTTGGCTTTCTCGGAAGGTGAAACCACCAAAGCCACGCAGAGGTATCCATGGAAGGGACCAGCAAGAGATATGAGTTTGCTTGTAACCTTAAACTTTACTCATTTCTCGGGGAGATGAATGTGTGCAGAATGTACTGTCAAGTACATGTTTTGCTTAATGTGTGAAATTAGGCACTGATGATAGTGTTCACATGCACACAGTTGGTAGTGCTGACTTCTCCTGTTGCTGATTGAAGGAAACTAAAACGTTTCAACTTGTTATTGTAAATCCTAGCCGAAAGCCACTTGTAAACTTTGTCCAATGCCTGACCCTAGATGTGACTCAGTATTATTACTACACATCTTCCACTATTGTATGACATTTGCAAAGTTTACCTTATTAAGGTGAATTGCCTTAAATAGCTTGGTAAAAAGGTTTGGCAAAGTTTGTGCCACAGTGATATATATGACTTCAGGATGTATTACTTGGCCCTAATGTCAGTGTGGTGAAAGTGTTGCAAGGCTTTTCTTGGAGTTTTTCCAACAAAACCCCTGGTTGTGAAGCTAATGTCAGTTAATATTTTAAACAGGAGACTGAACCTCTTCTAATTTGTTACTCTTTTGTTTGCAGAAACCTGGATCCGCTTACAGAAACTGTATCCTTGTAATCATTCATTATCACATTGGCTTCCTGTGGGGAACCTTGATTTAATATAATATTCAGTGACATTCAACAGAATACTCTGGCCCTTTATTTTGGAAATCATGATTCAGATTGGGGATATGTAGGAACAAAATGATGCTTTAAATTCATATTTGGTTTATGCCTGGCTTTTGGCATAAACATGTTTGGTTAATAAAACCTTACTGATGGACTTGGTATAGTTTAGTCCTTGTGACTAATTCTAGTTGTTAACTGACCTTCAGTTGATGTCTTACATGTTTAGAATCTTCACAAGTAGCGTTATTCAATAACATTCAGCTATTCTACCAGGTAGTGCTCTCACTATTGGATTTACCTTGGAGCATCCTGAGAAGCCACCTTCTCATTTTAGCTGCTATTGCCCCTTTCAGATTGAGCTTCAATAGTCTTAATTCATTTGACCTTGTGCATTCACGTGATCACTAGAACAGCCATAGTTTACAAAAGTACTTCAGCGACACCTGAGCTCTCTGGTTATATTACTTGTATGGAATTGCAATTCTTTACTTACTGCAAGGTTTGTTCCGTGTAATCCAGTCATTTGGAGACAGGGACTGGCAGATTTCTTGAGGTCAGGCGTTCTAGGTTAGCACTGACATTACATTAAACTCAGCATTGATTATTATCAGCAGGTCATTTTGAAGTGGTGGGTACTAGTTTAGGTTGCAAACCCTTGAACGCCAAACGCCAGTCGGCATTGCTGTTAGTAATCTTTTTAGAAGCTGTAAATCCAGAGGCAGGTTGAAAGACAGCTGTAGAGCTGGGAAATGTGTTGAACGAAGGCAGGAGAAAATAGGATTTATGTTAGAAATCAGAAATGAAAGAGAATAGTTCGGACAGAAAGATTGCTTTTGGCCAGCCTCCCTATCAAATGTCAGGAACTGTAAGCGAATAGAAGTTAAGTTTATGGAATGTCTGTTTTAGATTGGTTGATTTATTGTAAACTGTATAGACTACTATAACCTGACCTTTTATTaggcttttcttttttttttccttaaGTAATAAATAGTATGGGATCCCCTTCTACCTGCAATATCTAGCTCATTGGCCGGAGTACTTCATTGTTGCAGAGGCCCCAGGAGGAGAGTTAATGGGATACAGTAAGGATCCAGTGTCATGATCATTAATGTGTTCTACAAATGTCAGACAAAATAACATATTTCTATGATTGTCAGATGTACATTTTGGTAGTTTAACTGGTTATATTTTATGTTTACTGACCTGCTAAgcacttgcagcattttctgtttttatttgaggcTACTCGCAACTTTGGTGtcgtatttgaccctgagatgagtttctgaccacaCTTCTATGTCATCACTAAGACCATCTATTTCCATCTCCGTAAATTCGCCTGACTCcaactcagctcatctgctgctgaagtccTCACCTGTACTTTTATTACCTCtaaatttgactattccaatgcactcctgggtGGCTTCCTATCTTCTACCTTTCATAAACATAAGGTCATCCAGAACTCTCCTGCTTATAACTTCTCATTCGTGCCCGGTCCAGTTCACACATCACTCTGTGCTTGCTGATCGACATTGGCTTTCAGTTAAGAAATGGCTCAgttgtaaaattctcatccttggtttcagatccctccacagccttccctatttgtgtaacctcctccagcccaacaaacCTAGGAGAtacctgtgttcctccaattctggactcttgCGCATTCCTGATTTTTAATTGCTGTACCATTGctggctgtaccttcagttgcTGAGGCCCTATGCTCTAGAatttcctccacctctctctcttttaagacactccttaaaaccttccactatgaccaagcttttggtcatgtgttctaatatctcctttatGGTTTGATGTCAgactttgtttgataacactcccgtgaagcaccttgggacattttactatcttaaaggtgctatttaaatgcaattatTGTTGTAATAAAATTTTATGTTAGCATATCAAGTTTCCACGTTTTGTTCTCCACAGTTGacttatttgtattttttttagaaaTGCCAAATCTGGTTTATTAAAAAATAATACATTGAGCACTCATTTTGACCCCATTACATTTCTTCAAAAAGGTGCAAAGCAATGAGAAGTTCTCCTAGAACACAAAATACTGGAGTGAGAATGTCTGTTGTTTCTTGACTGATATCAGTGTGAATTCATCCTGTGCTTACTTAACAGCAGTCTTTGTATCCTTAGCTGGACAGATACCTACACTTTACGTGGGATAAAGTTCTTTACTTTGTAAAATCCTCTGAAATTGCCATGAATGGTGTCAGCAGAAATTTGCTACTTATATAAAAGTGTACATTATCTCTTCATTGCCCCTTTCCAGCACACATTAGCCAGAATTtcccggtcggcgagcagggggcaggagacagggccaattgaggccattgacagagtcattaaagtaattaatggacctgcctgtccaaccttaaggttggcaggcaggacaggagccccggcgggcattataaaaagcatgaaacctcaaccaaggACGGGGGAAGGTTTCATATAGGTGTTTAAAAATGTAAtcaaagtgtatttaaaagtgaaagctatgtcccaactcatgtgacagtgtcacatgaggggacatgtcagcgaaatgttttttctatttttcagattttttactgtagagccgatctccctgaggcagcacttagcctcagggagatgagtgcactcttccgtgcacatgcatgaaagagtgcactctcagctcagggattctctccccccccccccaacccatcccgcacagggagcgcatagcgcttccgtgcggacatcatgctggacaggccttaattggcccacccatgtaaaatggcggcgcgcccctgaTCGGAGGCGTACCTCTGTGTGCCCGCTCTTAAACCTCCCAACCAATGGGgggggaaatgctgcccattaaaACTTATATTCCAGAgaaaggaaaaaacaaaaagatagTAATTTGCAATGTCTGAAAAGCACAACAGTACTACAAGAGTGGGAATATCTAGAACTTTTAAATTGATTATAGCTGTCTACATCTCAAAAGACAAACACATCATGACCTGCATTCTGAACAGCAATTAAGCACTTGACTTCACTGTGATTACTTAAGAATCATTAGACTCTAGGCCTTAAAGGCACACATCTTAATCTTAAAAACCAAATAATGAAGTCTGTGTTGTATGGTGTAATCCCCATAACCTTATGAAATAGCACATTGTCTGATTTAGTTGCAAGCATACGCTTGAATGTATTTAAAAGAGCTTTGAATTTAGCATGGCAAATTTTCCTGTCATACCTCCGTGTGTTGTGCCTTGATCTGATCAACTCCTATTTGATGGCAAAGCATTCCTCAACTACCTAAGTTCATAAAAATACATACTTTTCACCACTTAACCTGTACTGGAAATGCTGTTTTAAAATGGATACATGCCACTTGACCAGCCTTGGTTCCCAGATGACTTCCATGTTACTTTTCATTCTGGTGGCGGAAGAATTTTGGGTtgcattcataaaatatcttttAACCGATGGTTGAATTGAAGCATTTCTCAGTGTATAAGTGGATCAAAGGAGGATACAGTGAAAATTTCCACATAAATTTTAGACATCATAAAGTAATGTAGTATCACAGTCTGGGCTCAAAAGGCAGATAACTTCATCTATAGATGTCTTActattttaattaataaattgatTTGAAGTGAAGTGGCAGGGAGGTGTTTCCATTGTGTCCACTGTATTGTTGTCTGGAGCCCAATGTTTCTCTTTAAAAATATTGTTTCTTCTACTTATAATTCACGTTCATCTGCGCTGACCTTTGATTGTTGGACAGTTTTCACTATGGATCACAAGTCCCAAAACTGTTGGTAAAATATTTGAAATGTATTAATATTTCCAAAAAAGAATTGGAAACTGACCTAAATAAATCCACATAGTGTGGAGCACGAAAGCCGAAAACCTTGAACAAATTATGGTATTATTTAGTTGCGCCACGTAAGATATTGGTGCAACGAGATTTGCATTCTGCCACCCCTCAACATGTTTATCTCCTACAAAATTAGCAGTTTGTCGCCAGGGAATCCATCGAGCACCTAAAGTGGTACATATTGGCAGCATTGATTCAACTTTTTAAACATGAAACCTAAAGTTTTAAAAGATTTTGGGGCTGCTAACTGGTACGGTGTTTAAATGTTtttagaaatttatttttaatacTAAAAGTTTTTCTGGCAGTGAGAGGCAGATGATTAGAGCCATGTGCAGGCAGCTGTTTTGCACACACCAAGATCCTACAAACAGCCACTGGGTGTGCTAGGCAACTTTAGTTGGGTTTGCAAAATAGAGAAATTGGATAAATAAAAATCAGTAAGTATGATCAGAGGTTGAAAGCTGTTtgtaaaatgcagtgagagtaTTGGTTGGACCTGAAACTTCTGTGAATTTCAGTGATAATGTTTAATGAATAGAAGGATCTTAATGATTGATTCTTCTTTTTAAGTTATGGGGAAAGCTGAAGGATCCGTGGCAAGAGAGGAATGGCATGGACATGTGACGGCTTTATCTGTAGCTCCAGAATTTAGACGCTTGGGACTAGCAGCTAAACTAATGGAACTACTGGAGGAAATATCTGAAAGGTTTGTGTATTTATTTTACCAATTAATATAtatgagatataaaatatacttATTAAAATTATCAGGAATTGATGAATACTTTGTCTTTCACGATAGAAAGGGTGGATTCTTTGTGGATCTATTTGTACGAGTATCCAATCAAGTAGCAGTGAACATGTACAAACAGCTTGGCTACAGTGTCTACCGAACTGTGATAGAATACTACTCAGCTAGCAATGGAGAACCTGATGAAGACGCTTATGGTATGATTGTGAATTTCTGGggaatatatttaaaataaaacactgGTAACTCAGCGATAACTGTGGTACAGATTAACATGTGGGCCTTGCACTGATTGCTTTCTGTATTAGTTTAAAATGGGATATGAAAAAATCTGGATTTATCAGAGAGTTCATTTGTGAAGCTTTTCATTTTCGTGAAGTTCCTTTTTAACTGTGGGTACTTATCTCACTGACTGAGTTACGAGTGTGAAGAGCACGAGTGTTGGGAGTTACCAAAGATGATGTCTCTTTCGCAACTGACAGCCACTGGTAGAGCTTTTACTGTGATTTGCAATTGAGAAAATATCTTTATGAATTATATTTTTAATGAATTGTGTTAAGCAACTTCcataaagttgtttttttttgtaaactCTCTCCCTTCTAATTGTTTTTGTCTTCTATAACAGATATGAGAAAAGCCTTATCAAGAGATACAGAGAAGAAATCAATAATACCCCTTCCTCACCCAGTTAGGCCTGAAGATATTGAATAACTTTaagctgtggctcttgggcaatttataaacttaaaaaaaaactataattTTACTGTTTTAATATGAGAATGCTAAGAGTTGCAAGTAAGTCTGAATATTTTATTAAAGGACAGAGTATTCCTCAGTGTTTCAGTACTGCGGATAaattattaattatttttaaagagAAGTTTGAGGCCCAATTTCCCACATTCAGTTTATAGTCCTAAGAGCCACAGCTTTATCATGAAATGTTTGCATTTAGCAATTTTCTTCCCTAGCGGATAATAATAGCCCTTGAAATACATTATGTATGTATATGCAAAGAGATCTTGTATTTACTTCATAAATGTTTGTGTAACATTTAATTTGTCACTTTTGTGATATTTATGATATGTTTGAATGTTGGCAGCTCCTCTTTGAGGCTCAGTGTTTGGTTGAACAGTTGTAGGCAGAAATGTCTAGGCTGCCTGTTGCAGAGAACAATGTTTTGCAGCAGCTGAGAGAGTTTAATTTGTAACACTGGTGTTGCACGCAAGTGCTGTGAATAACTTCATTACAGTGTATGTTTTTCACTGGGAAAAGAACTATCTAACGAATTTATACTGATAATGTTGACACTTTAAACTCTTAAGGCCTCTAGTACCTTTATGGAGTTTTTTTCTGCCATTAACTAGATACAGCAGAAATCTGTATAACAAAAAGCAGCAATTTTTTCATTTGCTGTGTTAGTCCAGCTATCAGCCAATTCACCTGGGGGTTTGAAGGGAGAGTGAAAAGGGAAGATGAGGAAATTCTATAGTCTTAGCAGTCCAACCTTTTGATGGGTCAaagtggggatggggttgggagggggcagAGAATCTCATGTATTGATATAAATCAGGGCTTCTTTAAAAGTTTCATTTTTGCTCAGTTTTATTATATTACCAAGTTGCTGCAATAAACTGTCAAGTTTCAAATGATCCTATTGGTATAAGTGTACAAAATCTGCACTGATTCAATATTGAGGTCTTGTAATTTGTCTTGGGAGAATTCCAGTCTTAGGATGAAAGAATCCTGAATTACTGTGTCGCACAAGGTTCTCAGTTGCGAAACAGGCAGGAGGAAATAGTTATGGGCCAatgtttaaattttattttttgtaCATATGCAAACTGGGAAAAAATTATGAATAGTTTGCTCCAGTCAAAGTTTGATCAAGGCTGCCTGGAACCTTAAATGGCAAAGAAGCATTTTTATCTGTTATGTCTTTGCTACCTCCAGACTGGATTatcccaatgcactcctggctggacATGCATAATCTACCTTCCATCAACTTGAGGTCACCCCAGTGTCCTAACTTGTACAAATCCCTTTCACCCTCCACACCTGTGCTTGCTGAACTACATTGGCTCTCAGTTAAACAACTCCCTCGATtttatccttgtttttaaatcacccaccgcccccaccgcatctctgtaatctccagccctacaatcttcCAGAGTATCTATGTTTTCTGATTCTGGCTCCAGCATTTGGTGCCTAGGCTGTAAACTCTGAAATTGCCTCTgcatctctaccttgctttcctcctgtaaacactccttaaaacttagctctttgatcaagcttttggcatgtgccctaatatctccatacgtggcttggtgtcatttttttaaactgcctctGTGAAGaggcttgggacattttattaccttaaaagtgcaatataaatacaatttgttgtTACCAGTCTGGATAAGATTTGAACGTTTTCAGTGGAAAAATGTCTACACGGACTCATTGTACTTTTTCACACTCATCTGGATATCAGTATGGAACTATTGAGGTAGTAGCTGTAGTCTTTCACTATAATTTTCACTTGTGCTTCTTGTAATAGTCACCTTGCATAGTCCCATGCCCATTTCGtataaataaaattaaatcaTGTATACAGTCAGGGAATGCCTTGAGAGACAGCCCATTCATTGTTGTTATATGTACTGGAATTGATAAAGGttagtttctcctcaactcataACCTATATATGGGGGGGGGGCTGTTCACAGGGGAGGGAACTATACAAGGGCAGCTCATGGTTGAAGTATAcagggagtgtgggagacagtgaaTTTCTGGGGAAGGAATCAGTGCTGGAACTGAGGAGGAGAGATTCAGGGAGgatccactttttaaaaaatacatacaTATATggcatctgtctgtctctctctcatgcacacacaggcaTCCTAAGATTCACCTTCATTACCTGATACAGAAGTAAAGACTTAGAGACACTTATCAACACATCCCACAAAGAGGGAGCACTGGCTCTGTCTACcctgtgcccccaccccacccactcatcccagtCAACAGCTCAACCCACCCTCTTGCAGCTCCCTTTACCTCACTCTGCCCAGAGTTCAGTTAGCTCTCCTCCTACTGTGCTTGGAATTAACCTGCTGTTTCTTTCGCTCATGCTTTTCCTTTTGTGCATTTTGACATTAAAGAGAGATATTTAAAACCCTTTTAACTGGTTGCACAAAATTTCAGTAGGGACACAGACCTGTAAAACTTGTATTTAAACTGCTCCCATTCTGTGTCTATTCCAAACATGCCTTTATCAATCTCCATCTGtcggtgtgtctgtgtcactgcACTCGGATCTGCCCCTCGCCAGCATTTCATGTTCCTCTTTAAAGCTTGTCTTGAAAACCATGCACTCCAGGCTACATATAACATGGGGAAATTAAGTGGACTTTGGATCTTTTTAGTGGGAACATTCTAGAATAATCAAAAAAAGCAAGCACAAATCTAGACTTAGATTTTGATGTGATGCAGTTTTCAATTTTTGGCTGCCCATGAAGGACTCCAAACTGAGCATAGAAACAGTAGGCCTGAATCTACAAACTGCCCTTAGACAAACTAAAGAAGGAGCTCCCTAACTTAATTCCAAAAATTCTCTCCACGTACCAGGAAACCTGTCCCGATCCTTGTGTGTCACTAATGGTGTGTACAGCACACTGCCAGAGAGTTGACAGTGAAGTACTAGTGACAAAACTGCAGAGTCTGCTGATCAGTTTACATAAACAGATCTGTATTGTGATAGACTGAGTACACCAAGTACTGAGACGCAGCTAAATGAAATCCTTTGCTGCTTTAGAATTCTGACTTCGACCTTCGTAGGCCAGATACTAGACTTCCTTCAGATGCAAGCGGCAATTGACAGTGACCAAGTTCAACTTGGAAAACTGGCCATGGTGAAATGCCTTAATGATACAGTTCCTTCAAACATGGAAAGTCAGAAAAATCAATTTTGACTAGGGTACAACTACCTATTTTTATCTGAGAGTAACACTGTGGGAAAGGAATATTTGCCCAGGTAACGTACACCATGCCAGTCAATTACTTGGAGCTGGAGAGAGGCAAGAAGGGTGGAATTTATCATCTAAAAGTGTACTCTCCCCACTGAGAAAAACCATGAAAGAGGTGTGTGCTGCAACATAACAATGGACATGGTTACAAATAACGATATAAGGAGACTGAAACATTGCTAAAATGGATGATGGTGACTCTACCGATTGATGTTTTCTGATCCTATCTACTGGAGGTGTGATCACAATATACTAACACCTTCACAACAGTTTACTGTTCCTTAGTGTACCTTGGAATCAAGAAACTGAAAGCTGGAATAACAGAATTTTTCTGAATTGTAAGGACTATCCAAAGCTTCCTGAACCTTGAAACATGCTGACATGGCCATTGACAGTGTCGGAGAAGGTAGAGGTGCCCCTGCTCTGACCTTACTGCACATTCTGGAAACGAGTATCCATTCAGCAACAATGAGAGTATGGGATAAGGGACTCTCAGTTTTAGTTAACTTTTCCTACTGCTTTGATAAGAAACAGAAGAGAACATTTCCATTCCAAATGGGAATGGCAGCATAGTGGTTATGcgactggactggtaatctagatATGATGTCCTTGAAAaaggagttcaaatcctaccatggtgaTTGGTCAAGATTGAAGTACAGATGAATCTATGGTTAGGTTTGGGATAGTTGTGTCAGCAAATGAACCATAGCTGTTTGAGAGGCATCACCCAGCAAGGGTCCCTGCAATAGTGATTATTATAAATACTGGCCAGTTTTATCCTGTCCATAGCCAGAGGTGCTGAGGCGCCAGCACAATTAGCTTACCATGATCTTTATGGCCCAATATAGAATACAATTTATGAGCAAAACAACATATTTTTAAACATTATTTAACAATTGGGAAATCATTTTGAGAGATCACTGTCACCAGCTGGCTGACCAAGAATGCTTTAGTAATGAACTTTTGCAAAGTATTTAGCTTGATAAATTACTCTGATCTCAACTGAGGATAGTATAGCAAGAGATCTTAACAATAGCACAAGAAATGCAGAAAAATAAACCTTGGGTACAGAAACTTATTTAATAAACAATTTGTAGACAGTTCTGGCTGTTCAAATATTGTACAAAAAATTAGAAAACATTTTGGAATAAGTGGGAAAATGAAACATAACAGCAAAACAGTGGGGAAGGTGTCAGCAAAGATTTTCCAGTCATCGGGGTTCATTTTCATTCTTATCTGTCTCTTTGTCTGGATTATCTTCTGGTTCTTGATCTTCTGGTTCTTTCTCATCATGCAGTTGTTTCTTCCAGAGCTTGGCCATAGCAAGCA encodes the following:
- the naa20 gene encoding N-alpha-acetyltransferase 20 isoform X2, which produces MTTLRAFCCDDLFRFNNINLDPLTETYGIPFYLQYLAHWPEYFIVAEAPGGELMGYIMGKAEGSVAREEWHGHVTALSVAPEFRRLGLAAKLMELLEEISERKGGFFVDLFVRVSNQVAVNMYKQLGYSVYRTVIEYYSASNGEPDEDAYDANWFAVHFHHFVLV
- the naa20 gene encoding N-alpha-acetyltransferase 20 isoform X1 translates to MTTLRAFCCDDLFRFNNINLDPLTETYGIPFYLQYLAHWPEYFIVAEAPGGELMGYIMGKAEGSVAREEWHGHVTALSVAPEFRRLGLAAKLMELLEEISERKGGFFVDLFVRVSNQVAVNMYKQLGYSVYRTVIEYYSASNGEPDEDAYDMRKALSRDTEKKSIIPLPHPVRPEDIE